The DNA window GGTCCTTCGGTGGCGCGGACCGGTTTTGGGAGAGCAGGAAGTCTTCTGCGCTGATGAGAGAAGTGACATCCACGAGGACGTCCGTGTTGCGCTGGTTCATGCGCGGCTGACCTCCAGGAACCAGGCGACGGTCTCGGGGCGGCCCATGACTGTGGAGGGGAAGGCCGGTGTGGGGGCGCTGAGAAACTCAGGCCCGTACGGCAGGGGCTCGCCATTTTCCCCCATGCTGCGCAGACCGAGTGCCGCACCCAGGCAGAGGCCGGCTGCGCCGTCCCAGAGTTTCTGCGTGCGCCGCCAGAAGAGATCGAATCGTGGCAGGACAGGGTCGGTGACCGCGCTGAGATCCACGACGGTGCGCACCATGTCCAGGGTCTGGGACGTCGTCCGGGTTTTGAGGCGGTATCCGGCTTGCTTGGCAATGGCTTCGAAGGAGCGTGCCGGGCTGCCGAGACTGCGGGTCACCGAGACCCACTCTGCCGGCTCCGGCGCAGGTACGGACCCGCCGCCGAGCCGGACTGTGCCGGCGGTGACGTCGCCGGTGACGACGAGCGGGGTGCGGCCAGTCCCCAGTTCGGGGGCCACGACGAGGGCGGCGGACGGTTTCCAGTCCTCCAGAAGGCACACGACCGAGCAGAACTCGACCCGGTCATGGCGGACGAACTCGGCGGTACCGTCAATCGGGTCGATTACCCAGACCCGGCCGTCCGACTTCGCCACCTCTTCGCGCGGACCCGTCCGCTCGTCCTCTTCCGCGATGATCACTGCGTTGGGATCCAGTCGCCTGATCTCCCTGACAATCAGATCTTGGATCTCGACGTCAGCCCTGGTCAGCAGTGTCCGGTCGGCCTTGAACTCGATCGGGAGGTCTGCAAGGCGGTTGCGGTAGTCTGCGAAAGTCCGGAGAAGCTGCTGGGTAAGCGAGCTCCACAGCGGTTCTACGGACATCTGGCCATCCCCCTGATGTCATCCCGGTTCATCCAACGCCGAGTCTCCCATCCCGATCACACCCTGGCACAGCACGACCCACGGCCGGAAGGGCGCGCGCCGGTCACATCAACGACCGATCGCCTCGGAGTCTCGGCTTCTGAGCCGTTTCGGCGACCTGAGGCGCCTAACGCAGAGGCCACACGCCCGTTTGCAGCGCAGCTCCTGCTGAGGGTGGTGCGTGTCCTTCAGGTTCCCATGGCGTTGAGGGTGTGGACCTGGATGAGATTGCTGACCGGCCACCAGGCGTGGCAGGGGATCCGGCTCCCGACGGAGACCGCCATCGGCGCCGATGCCGCAGCGCTGTTTACTCGACCACACGGGCACACGCGCCGACCAGGCCCGCAAGCGGCAGAACGTCGCGCTCTCCATCCAGGGTTCGCGTCCATCGGCTGACCCGGGCGGACACGGCCACCCCGGAACTGCTCGACCGCATCGCCCCGGGATACGAGCCGGCCGTGGACACCCACTGGCCGCCGGAGCTCTCGCGGGGCGCGCGCCCCGGTGGGGGCCGGGGCGCGCGGCCGAGGGGGGGTCAGCGGTGGCGACCGGCCAGGAGCAGGTCCTGCTGGAGGACGGTGAACGCGGACTTGGGCTGGTAGTCGGCGTCCATGATGTTGGCGTCGCCCTCGCCGGTGAAGACGCTGGGGACCCAGGAGTACTTGTCGGTGAAGCCCCAGACGGTGAAGTCGGTGCAGCGGGCGGTCAGCAGGCAGCCCTGGAGGAGGGTGCTGTACGCCTGGTTCTGCGCCTCGACCTTGGTGTTGTCGGAGGGCAGCGGGATACGGACGTCGGCCTCGGTGATGGCGGTCTGCACCCCGAGGGCGTCGAAGCGGGCCAGGTTCTGGGCGATGTCGTGCGGGGCGGGGTACTGCACGTCCAGGTGGCCCTGGACACCGACGCCGTGGATCGGCACACCCTGGCCGCGCAGCTTCTTGACCAGGTTGTAGAGGGCGGTGCTCTTCGCGTTGACGCCCTCGATGTTGTAGTCGTTGATGAACAGGACGGCCTTGGGGTCGGCCTGGTGGGCCCAGCGGAATGCGTCGGCGATGTAACCCGGGCCGAGCTGCTGCAACCAGATGGTGTCGCGCAGCGTGCCGTCGTCGTTGAACGCCTCGTTGACGACGTCCCACTGCCAGATCTTGCCCTTGAAGTGGCCGGCCTCGTCGGTGATGTGCTTGCGGAGGATGTCGCGCAGCTGGGCGGGGGTGAACGAGCCGTTGGTCAGCCACGACGGGAGCTGGCTGTGCCAGACCAGGGTGTGGCCGCGGACCAGCTGGCCGTGGGCGCGGGCGAAGGAGACGAGCTGGTCGGCGGCCTTCCAGTTGTAGCTGCCCCGGCTGGGCTCGACGGCGTCCCACTTCATCACGTTCTCCGGGGTCACCGAGGAGAACTGGGTGGCCACCTGCCGGGTGTAGGCGGGCTCGTCGGCCAGGGCGTCCGTGTTCACCGCCGTGCCGATGCGCACCCCGGCCCGCTTGCCGAGCGTGGCGAGGGTCTGGTCCAGGGGTCTGGCCGAGGTGTGGGCGTTCTGGCCGGGGGCCAGGGGCGCGGGGTGCCCGGAGGCTGAGTGGGCGAACGCCATCGGCACTGCGGCGGAGAGCAGCAGGCCCATGGATGCAGCGGTCAGAGCAGCGGTGCGGGTTATCTTCAGCACGAAATATCCCCTCCGGACGCGCCAGAGCCGCGACCCGACCCGGCGCAGTGGTCGAAAGTTTCGACGTTTCTTTCGCAAACTTGGGGAAAGGTAGGGGCTGGCGCAGGGGCGGGTCAAGAGTCCTGTCATGACATTCCGTCGGCTGCGTCCGGCGGACCGGGCTCGCCGGGGAATGGTCGAGCAAGTCGCGGCTGCCGATGGCCGGGAGACCGGATGGCGCGGCACCGGCCGGACGTGGTCGCCTCAGTGGCCCACGGGTGTCCGCCAGGCCGTCGATGCGGCTCATGGGAGCGCTGCGCGGTCCGTCAGGTCCCGCGCCCGTGGCGACCGTGACCGAATGTTTCGAAGGCGGCACCCTGATGAGTCCGGCTCTGGTGGCTACGAGGGCAGAGGGCGGCCGTCATCAGGCCGAGGCCCCAGCCGTCGCCGCTGGCAGCAGTGCCCGAACGGCGATCCGGTCGCCTCCGGGGGCGGGGATGCGGCCGGGGAGCCGGCGTTCGGCGGTGGCGGAGAGGCGCAGCCGTCGCGCTTCGGAGTTTGCGCAGTCTGGACTGCGCAAGCTAGCCTGTATATATGCGTGAGATGGCCAGCAGCCAGGACAGCGTGTCCGAATCAGCCGCGCGCGCGGCCCGCGAGGTCCGTGTGGTCCTCAGCCGGCTGAAGCGCCGCATGCGCGAGACCTACGACCCCGGCGACCTCACCCCGTCCCAGATGTCCGTGCT is part of the Peterkaempfera bronchialis genome and encodes:
- a CDS encoding 3'(2'),5'-bisphosphate nucleotidase CysQ family protein; this encodes MSVEPLWSSLTQQLLRTFADYRNRLADLPIEFKADRTLLTRADVEIQDLIVREIRRLDPNAVIIAEEDERTGPREEVAKSDGRVWVIDPIDGTAEFVRHDRVEFCSVVCLLEDWKPSAALVVAPELGTGRTPLVVTGDVTAGTVRLGGGSVPAPEPAEWVSVTRSLGSPARSFEAIAKQAGYRLKTRTTSQTLDMVRTVVDLSAVTDPVLPRFDLFWRRTQKLWDGAAGLCLGAALGLRSMGENGEPLPYGPEFLSAPTPAFPSTVMGRPETVAWFLEVSRA
- a CDS encoding endo-1,4-beta-xylanase, which translates into the protein MGLLLSAAVPMAFAHSASGHPAPLAPGQNAHTSARPLDQTLATLGKRAGVRIGTAVNTDALADEPAYTRQVATQFSSVTPENVMKWDAVEPSRGSYNWKAADQLVSFARAHGQLVRGHTLVWHSQLPSWLTNGSFTPAQLRDILRKHITDEAGHFKGKIWQWDVVNEAFNDDGTLRDTIWLQQLGPGYIADAFRWAHQADPKAVLFINDYNIEGVNAKSTALYNLVKKLRGQGVPIHGVGVQGHLDVQYPAPHDIAQNLARFDALGVQTAITEADVRIPLPSDNTKVEAQNQAYSTLLQGCLLTARCTDFTVWGFTDKYSWVPSVFTGEGDANIMDADYQPKSAFTVLQQDLLLAGRHR